A single window of Pieris rapae chromosome 4, ilPieRapa1.1, whole genome shotgun sequence DNA harbors:
- the LOC111003089 gene encoding U3 small nucleolar RNA-associated protein 6 homolog: MAELVNQRIEGMMNELEQMRRIELFDDEEIRDISRKRKEFEYRIQRRVKEKDDFVKYITYELTLLEDISLRRKQTKLVDRRKSIEYAIAKRVNKIFKQFIMRFQNDVEIYFEYIKFCNSVGFDYAVSAIIGQMLQIHGDKPKTWQLASIWESKEKNDLDTARSFLLKGIHRHPQAEVLYLELFEIELKIANSVENEEEKVKFLKRAEVVWRNGMKNILDSSFLFKFCDISLKYNNDELIKSIQEEVWNRKEDKNVWVYIASKELEGYHWSEIEKFVEDDNHYSNELRYCIAVYEEALQQFPDEKLCTKYIHQLLGLNDSICTDTQKINVVKHAWTYGHENGLLSNDMYTFGISFLKLEDEISKDDFIEILDTALVKIPKSKELWEEKLLLNKSNESNMLSILQDAGKAMKGDDLLHLWNFMLENIESTVVFKNVYKKFQSCESIIVLSLKPKFLQKIYEHNGLKSARDAYEDFIKTPPTQIQLHKIMVDIEMSQDKPNLKSARKCYECQVQQHGKDSVQTWLDYMEFESQNGNAQAVPQIHRRAIATLKTDLVDKFVKIQALTKLK, encoded by the exons atggcAGAATTAGTTAATCAACGTATTGAGGGAATGATGAATGAGTTGGAGCAAATGCGACGTATAGAATTATTCGACGATGAAGAAATAag agATATTTCGCGTAAACGCAAagaatttgaatatagaatacAAAGAAGAGTTAAAGAAAAAGATgactttgttaaatatattacatatgaaCTAACACTTCTTGAAGATATTTCACTACGTAGAAAGCAAACTAAACTAGTAGATAGACGTAAAAGCATAGAGTATGCTATTGCAAAAcgtgtaaacaaaatttttaaacagtttataaTGCGATTCCAAAATGATGTAGAAATATACTTTGAATATATCAAGTTCTGCAATAGTGTTGGATTTGATTACGCAGTGTCAGCTATTATTGGACAAATGCTACAA ATTCATGGAGACAAACCTAAAACGTGGCAACTAGCAAGCATTTGGGAAAGTAAAGAAAAGAATGATCTAGATACAGCTCGTTCATTTCTTTTGAAAGGGATTCATAGACATCCTCAGGCTgaggttttatatttagaactgtTTGAAATTGAACTTAAAATAGCCAATAGTGTGGAGAATGAAGAAGAAAAG gtaaagtttttaaaacgaGCTGAAGTGGTTTGGAGAAATggtatgaaaaatattcttgattctagttttttgtttaaattttgcgATATATCATTGAAGTATAATAATGATGaacttattaaaagtattcaaGAGGAAGTTTGGAATAGAAAAGAGGATAAAAATGTATGGGTTTACATAGCATCAAAAGAacttgag GGTTACCACTGGAGTGAAATAGAAAAGTTTGTTGAAGATGATAACCATTATTCTAATGAGCTGAGATATTGTATAGCTGTCTATGAAGAAGCATTGCAAcag TTTCCAGATGAAAAGTTATGCACAAAATACATTCACCAGTTACTGGGATTAAATGATAGTATTTGTACAGATACCCAAAAGATAAATGTTGTAAAACATGCATGGACTTATGGCCATGAAAATGGATTATTATCAAATGATATGTACACATTCGGGATATCTTTTCTAAAACTAGAAGACGAAATATCAAAAGATGATTTTATTGAG atCTTGGATACAGCACTGGTAAAAATCCCAAAATCTAAAGAATTATGGGAAGAGaagttgttattaaataaatcaaatgaaaGTAACATGCTATCTATACTGCAAGATGCTGGTAAAGCAATGAAGGGGGATGACTTATTGCATTTGTGGAATTTTATGTTGGAAAATATAGAATCAACTGTAGTT ttcaaaaatgtatacaaaaagttTCAATCTTGTGAGAGCATAATTGTGTTATCTTTGAAACCtaagtttttacaaaaaatttatgaacATAATGGCTTGAAGTCGGCTAGAGATGCTTatgaagattttattaaaacaccaCCAACACAAATACAATTGCATAAAATTATGGTTGATATAGAAATGTCACAGGATAAacctaatttaaaatcggcAAGAAAATGTTATGAATGCCAAGTACAACAACATGGAAAAGACAGTGTCCAAACTTGGTTAGATTACATGGAGTTTGAGTCCCAAAATGGAAATGCCCAGGCTGTCCCGCAAATACATAGACGAGCC